The sequence below is a genomic window from Deinococcus seoulensis.
TCAGCGGGCACGTGTCACCTCCCACTCCCGCAGTACCTGCCGGGATGCTGGACGGACCTCACGCGAGATCACCAGACGCATGCGCACGACAGGATCCTGATGATCAGGTTTCACCCGCGCATACACCCAGTCCTCCAGCGTGACCCCATTGAACCGCGCGCCTCCGATACGGACACAGATATTCTGCACTGAACACTGCTCGACAGCCACGTACACCCCCGGCTCGCTGGTCTTCAACTGAACGTACAGGCCATACACCTCATCCGGTTCATACTGCGGCGGAAGCAGCACCTGCCCCACCTGCACAGGCGGCAGACGATCCGGAGTGATCAGCGTCCACGGAACCCAGATGGTCGTTACCGTCAGGGCCGACCCAAGGAGCAGCGCATTCCCCAGGCCCACAGGCCAGTGCCGCAGCGAACGCGAGGTGCCCGGCAACTGCTCCGGCTGTGAGGCCCAGACGCCCCATGCGGCCCCTCCAAGAATGAAGAACACCTCTGCGTACCCGGGTGAAGGAAGTAACGTCACGTTATCCAGGGTGTTCAAGGTCAGCAATCCTGCGACGGCGGCGCGCGCCACAGCCCAACCAGACCGCCACGCACCCCACAACAGAGCCCCCCACAGCACCGCCCAGCCCAGCAGCCCCACCCACCCCGTCTCGACCAGCGCCTGAAGGACTCCGTTGTGTGCAATCAGCCAGGGCTGTTGCAGTCCAGAGAGCCACGCAGGACAACCGGGCATCACCTCTTGCAACGTTTCCAGCGTCTGACAGGGATCGGAAAAGGGAGCGGCGAGCCCTCCAAACTGATACGGTCCGGCCCCACCGACAGGTAGGCTGCGCGCCACGTTCGCCGCGTTCGTCCAGACCTCCTCACGGCCGCTGATGACTGGCCCCATGAACTCCGCCACGGGCTGGCGAGCACCGTCCCACACGGCCACGACCAGCAGTGGAACCATAAGCAGAACCCGGACGGCTGTCGCGAGGCGGCCACGCCACGCAGCCAACAGTCCGATCAGCAGGGCCGCCCAGGCCATCCGGCCGTCACCCAGTACAGTGATAGCTACGCCCAGCAGACCCACCGGAACCCGCCAGTGCCACCCCCAGGCCCGTTGCAGCAGGGCAAGCCATACCAGCACCACACCCAGAACACTCATGCCGTTCGAACTGGAGAACAGGAATTCCAGTGGGCGCAACCCACCCTGCACGCCTACCCAACCGGTTGTGAGTGACTGTAGAACCAGGGCCAGCACGCAGACCATTGAGATACCACCCGCCAGCCACTTTAAGTTCAGCGACGCCCCACGAGTCGCGCCGTACAGCACCAACGCGCAGACCAGCGCCGTCCTGAGGGCTGCCAGCCCAAGAGACAGCAGCACCTGCGACGTGAACAGCGCCGCTGCCAGCTGCGTCACTGCAAACACAGCAAGTGGTACGGTCAACCCTGCCGGAACGGTTTTCCAGGCACCCAACGCACTCAGGCTCACTACCGACACGGGCGGGAAGACCGGCAGGGCACCAAGCATCCAGTCACGCCACAGTGAAGCCCGGAGAGACGTCCCTCCGGGCTGCCCAACTGCGGGTTCCCTGAACGCAGGATCAGATGGGCGTTCCGATCTCAATGCTGCGCACTCCAGTCGTTATTCATCACGTGTGTAAGAGCGCCCATACGTGTAGCCGTACCCCTGATTGCGGCTGAGTTTGTTCAGCACGATCCCCAGCAACTTCACCGAGGCCACGTTGACGCTCTGCAACATGCGCTGAATCTCGACCATCGACGTGCCATTGGCCTCCACGACCAGTACCATACCGTCCGTCTGCGGCCCGATCACCAGAGCGTCAGCCACAGAGAGTACCGGCGCGCTGTCCAGCAGCACCACATCGAATCCTTCCGTCCAGGCCTTGATCTGCTCAGCAAAGGCACGAGTGGTCAACAACCCGGCCTCCCGCCGCGTGGCCTGCGAAGCCGGTAACAGGAAGACCCCGTTCCCCAGATCCACAGCGCTGGCCTGCTCCGGATGCTGCACTGCCTGCAGCAAGGTCGTCTGCCCTGCCTGGACTGATCCGCTGAGCGGCACCCAGGAACGCCCGGTCAGATTCCAGTACTCATGCTGGGTGGGCCTGTGCACGTCCAGGTCCATGATCAACACACGCTTGCCAGAAGCGGCGAAGCTGGTGGCAAGCGACACGACCACCGTACTCTTCCCCTCACCCGGCCGGGCACTGGTCAGCACGAACGTCGACGCCCGCCCTGCATTCTCATTCACGACAGCGGACAGGTTCGCCCGGATGAACCCAGTCGGTTCGTACAATTCACCCGACGAGACCGCGTTCACCACCAGGGAACGCTGCGCGCGGCGTAACTTCGGCAGTTCGCCAATCACCGGCACGTTCAATGACAGCAGATCCGCCGACGACCGCACGCGGCGACTCAGGGCGTCCACCAGCACTGCCAGACCAAAACCACCCATCAAGGCCAGCACGCCTGCCAGCACCGCGTTCCGCAGTGGCTTGGGCGAGATTGGGCTATTCGACGTGTTCGCCTCGGACAGCAGCACCAGGTTCCCGGTCGCGACCTGTTCAAGCACCTGCACCTGCGACAGGTTCAGGCGCGCCTGCCCACGCGCCACAGCCAGTGCTTCACGCTCTGCACCACTGGTTGGTAAGGCTGCGATCTGCGCGTCCAGACTGTCTACCTGACCCTGTAAGGTCTGCTTGGCAAGCGTGATGCCACGTTTGGCACGCGCCGCATCCCACTCCAGCAACGCCTTCATCGCCGAGTCCGTCAGCACGCGCGCTCCTTCAGGAGTACCGGACAACGCTCGCAACTCGTAAATCCCGCGCTGCTGAGCGTCCACGCGTGCACGTACCGTCACCAACTTGAAGCCGTTTCGGTTCAACTCGGACTGAAGCTGATCAGCGATCACCGTGCGGTTTGCTTCAGGTAACTCCGATTCACGAATCAATTCGATGATCCGCAACACCACTGACCGGCTCTGCAGAACCTCTGCCACCGCACCCTGGGGCAACTGAGGCGTAGCCACCACACCTGTGTTCGCCACGCTGTTCCCCACGTCACTGGACGCCGCCATGACACTGCCTGTCGCCTCGTACACACGGGCCTGCCGCTGCGCCGCGAAGTACACACCGAAGACAACCAGCAGTGTCAGAGCCAGGACAGGCAGCCAGTGCCGCCGTACCGCGCGGAACACCTGCGCCAGATCAAGTTCATCCCGTTTTATCTCCCCAGTCATTCATACCGCCTTATCGTTGAGTCTGCGTGTGGGAGCGCAGAGATGTATCGTTCCACCCCGAAAGACAGGGAATGAATCTCACCTTATCAGAAGGCTACTTACCGGCCAGGACATGGAGCGCATTGGCCAGTTTCGCCGCCAGTCCCTTCATGTCGTGGTGTTCCATGACGTACGCGCGTCCACGTTCACCCATGGCCTGACGCTCTGCCGCGGGCAATTTCGACAGGTGCAGAATCGCGTCTGCCAGCGCCTGCGGATCTTCAGGAGGAATCGATACACCCGCATTCGCCTGCGCAATAGGATCATGAGGGGAATCGACAGCCATGATGACCGGACGGCTTGCTGCCAGATAATCAAACATCTTGTTCGGACTCAGGCCGTCATGATAAAGGTCTGTCTGTTTAAAAAGAAGGAGAAGTGCATCTGCATTGGAGAGTATGGAGGGTATGGAGGATTTTGGGACTGGCTTGAAAAATTTAACATTTCTCAAGCCTTTTTCGGAGGCAATTCTGATAAGTTCGTTCTTGT
It includes:
- a CDS encoding P-loop NTPase, producing the protein MTGEIKRDELDLAQVFRAVRRHWLPVLALTLLVVFGVYFAAQRQARVYEATGSVMAASSDVGNSVANTGVVATPQLPQGAVAEVLQSRSVVLRIIELIRESELPEANRTVIADQLQSELNRNGFKLVTVRARVDAQQRGIYELRALSGTPEGARVLTDSAMKALLEWDAARAKRGITLAKQTLQGQVDSLDAQIAALPTSGAEREALAVARGQARLNLSQVQVLEQVATGNLVLLSEANTSNSPISPKPLRNAVLAGVLALMGGFGLAVLVDALSRRVRSSADLLSLNVPVIGELPKLRRAQRSLVVNAVSSGELYEPTGFIRANLSAVVNENAGRASTFVLTSARPGEGKSTVVVSLATSFAASGKRVLIMDLDVHRPTQHEYWNLTGRSWVPLSGSVQAGQTTLLQAVQHPEQASAVDLGNGVFLLPASQATRREAGLLTTRAFAEQIKAWTEGFDVVLLDSAPVLSVADALVIGPQTDGMVLVVEANGTSMVEIQRMLQSVNVASVKLLGIVLNKLSRNQGYGYTYGRSYTRDE
- a CDS encoding O-antigen ligase family protein; protein product: MLGALPVFPPVSVVSLSALGAWKTVPAGLTVPLAVFAVTQLAAALFTSQVLLSLGLAALRTALVCALVLYGATRGASLNLKWLAGGISMVCVLALVLQSLTTGWVGVQGGLRPLEFLFSSSNGMSVLGVVLVWLALLQRAWGWHWRVPVGLLGVAITVLGDGRMAWAALLIGLLAAWRGRLATAVRVLLMVPLLVVAVWDGARQPVAEFMGPVISGREEVWTNAANVARSLPVGGAGPYQFGGLAAPFSDPCQTLETLQEVMPGCPAWLSGLQQPWLIAHNGVLQALVETGWVGLLGWAVLWGALLWGAWRSGWAVARAAVAGLLTLNTLDNVTLLPSPGYAEVFFILGGAAWGVWASQPEQLPGTSRSLRHWPVGLGNALLLGSALTVTTIWVPWTLITPDRLPPVQVGQVLLPPQYEPDEVYGLYVQLKTSEPGVYVAVEQCSVQNICVRIGGARFNGVTLEDWVYARVKPDHQDPVVRMRLVISREVRPASRQVLREWEVTRAR